The Flavobacteriales bacterium genome includes the window TTACAAGGGTTCCAAAAAACCTTTTCAAAGTCTTGAATTTGATTATCTACTAGCCGAATTCCTTCATTTTCCAATAGCTGTTGCATTAGGGTTGTATCATCAAAATGATACTTGCCTGTTAATAGCCCTTGTTTATTAACTACTCTATGAGCAGGAACTTCATAGGTATTGACCTTATTTAATGCCCAGCCGACCATTCGAGCCGAACGAGGGCTGCCCAAATATTTAGCAATAGCCCCATAGCTCGTTACTCGCCCCTCGGGAATTTGAATAACGACAGCATAGACATTTTGAAAAAAATTGGCTTTCATATTAAGCGTAAAATTATGATTAAAAAATTCTTATATTAGTAGCTCTTAAAAATATGATTTAACTATGACTTTATCCACTGCAAAATGGGTTAACATTTGGCTGTTATTCT containing:
- a CDS encoding MGMT family protein, producing the protein MKANFFQNVYAVVIQIPEGRVTSYGAIAKYLGSPRSARMVGWALNKVNTYEVPAHRVVNKQGLLTGKYHFDDTTLMQQLLENEGIRLVDNQIQDFEKVFWNPCKELL